One window of Prionailurus bengalensis isolate Pbe53 chromosome B1, Fcat_Pben_1.1_paternal_pri, whole genome shotgun sequence genomic DNA carries:
- the CB1H4orf3 gene encoding uncharacterized protein C4orf3 homolog isoform X2, whose protein sequence is MQAGAAPEDGRDGPRERLALGEAGRQQQNHEVRSQSRAERFPKHSYWLDLWLFILFDLVLFIFVYLLP, encoded by the exons ATGCAGGCGGGCGCGGCGCCTGAAGATGGTCGAGACGGTCCCCGGGAGCGGCTAGCCTTGGGTGAAGCTGGGAGGCAGCAGCAGAATCATGAAGTGCGGTCTCAATCGAGGGCAGAACGGTTTCCAAAACATTCCTACTGGTTGGATCTCTGGCTCTTCATCCTCTTTGACCTGGTGTTATTTATCTTCGTGTATCTTTTACCCTG A